One Candidatus Palauibacter australiensis genomic window carries:
- a CDS encoding cell division protein ZapA yields MTSADDSPPISVTIFGDRYRIRTDRGEAHTRACAKYVDDAIQRAHMTGAAELHRAAILAALEITDELLQARRDVEQLTAAVEARVTEVTERLESIAGNTVP; encoded by the coding sequence ATGACTTCAGCGGATGATTCGCCTCCGATCAGCGTAACGATCTTCGGCGACCGATACCGGATCCGGACGGACCGGGGTGAAGCGCACACCCGGGCGTGCGCGAAGTACGTGGACGACGCGATTCAGCGTGCGCACATGACGGGTGCGGCCGAACTCCACCGCGCCGCGATCCTCGCCGCGCTCGAGATCACCGATGAACTCCTGCAGGCCCGCCGCGACGTCGAGCAACTCACGGCCGCCGTCGAAGCGCGGGTCACGGAAGTGACCGAACGGCTCGAGTCCATCGCGGGCAACACCGTGCCGTAG
- the rny gene encoding ribonuclease Y has protein sequence MLESITVPTMLLAIAGLVAGGLAGILIERRGLRRARGRLESDGRDIVESARLEAGSLRKAAELAGREEAQRLREESAREAERRRAELERLEQRTLERSETLERKLEKIDQRQERVDRRREQIEAERGELETRAKALVDRERELGRRLEEIAGISREAARRELVGQIRDQARADAAQHVREVTERARGEAEREARKIISQAIEKLSVDHSSEAAVSVVTLPSDDMKGRIIGREGRNIRSFEAATGVDVVVDDTPEAVILSCFDPVRREVARLAMDHLVGDGRIHPGRIEEVVEKARDDVQATMRQAADEVLYELGIHDLHPKLREVLGVLRFRTSYGQNQLQHAHEVALIGATMAAELSLDAQLVKRMGLLHDIGKGLTHEKEGSHVEIGYDLCKQCGEKDGVLNAIRAHHGEEPARYPETFLVTAADAISGARPGARRESFEHYVKRLEKLEEIASSWDGVEKVYAIQAGREIRIMVTPDKVSDEEMARLSERTARRIENELQYPGQIKVVVVRESRTVDFAR, from the coding sequence ATGCTGGAATCCATCACCGTGCCGACGATGCTGTTGGCCATCGCGGGTCTCGTGGCGGGGGGCCTGGCAGGGATTCTGATCGAGCGGCGGGGCCTGCGCCGGGCGCGTGGCCGCCTTGAGAGCGACGGGCGGGACATCGTCGAGTCCGCGAGGTTGGAGGCGGGCAGCCTCCGCAAGGCGGCGGAACTTGCGGGGCGCGAAGAGGCACAGCGGCTCCGGGAGGAATCGGCCAGAGAGGCCGAGCGCCGGCGCGCCGAGCTGGAGCGGCTGGAGCAGCGGACGCTGGAGCGGAGCGAGACGCTCGAGCGGAAACTTGAGAAGATCGACCAGCGGCAGGAGCGGGTGGATCGTCGCCGCGAGCAGATCGAGGCGGAGCGCGGCGAACTCGAAACGCGCGCGAAGGCACTCGTCGACCGCGAGCGGGAACTCGGCAGGCGGCTCGAGGAGATCGCGGGCATCAGCCGGGAAGCCGCGCGCCGTGAATTGGTGGGCCAGATTCGCGACCAGGCGCGGGCGGACGCCGCACAGCACGTGCGGGAGGTCACCGAGCGGGCCCGGGGCGAGGCCGAACGGGAAGCCCGCAAGATCATCTCCCAGGCGATCGAGAAGCTCTCCGTCGATCATTCCTCCGAAGCGGCCGTCTCGGTCGTCACTCTCCCCAGCGATGACATGAAGGGCCGAATCATTGGGCGCGAGGGCCGGAACATCCGGTCCTTCGAGGCGGCCACCGGCGTCGACGTGGTCGTGGACGATACGCCCGAGGCCGTCATCCTCTCCTGTTTCGATCCCGTCCGCCGCGAAGTCGCGCGGCTGGCGATGGATCACCTCGTCGGCGACGGCCGGATCCACCCCGGCCGCATCGAGGAGGTCGTGGAGAAGGCGCGGGACGACGTCCAGGCGACGATGCGGCAGGCGGCAGACGAGGTTCTGTACGAACTCGGCATCCACGACCTGCACCCGAAACTCCGCGAAGTGCTCGGCGTCCTCCGCTTCCGGACCAGCTACGGGCAGAACCAGTTGCAGCACGCGCACGAGGTCGCGCTCATCGGGGCGACGATGGCGGCGGAGCTGTCGCTCGATGCGCAGCTGGTGAAGCGCATGGGTCTGCTGCACGACATCGGCAAGGGGCTCACGCATGAGAAAGAGGGGAGCCACGTCGAGATCGGCTACGACCTGTGCAAGCAGTGCGGGGAGAAGGACGGGGTGCTGAACGCGATCCGCGCGCACCACGGCGAGGAGCCCGCCCGTTATCCGGAGACCTTCCTCGTCACGGCGGCGGACGCGATCTCGGGCGCCCGTCCCGGCGCCCGGCGGGAGTCTTTTGAGCACTACGTGAAGCGATTGGAGAAACTGGAAGAGATCGCGAGTTCCTGGGACGGGGTCGAGAAGGTCTACGCGATTCAGGCGGGGCGCGAGATCCGGATCATGGTGACCCCGGACAAGGTCTCCGACGAAGAGATGGCGAGGCTGTCGGAGCGGACGGCCCGCCGCATCGAGAACGAGTTGCAGTATCCGGGGCAGATCAAGGTCGTCGTCGTGCGCGAGTCGCGGACCGTGGACTTCGCACGCTAA
- a CDS encoding bifunctional 5,10-methylene-tetrahydrofolate dehydrogenase/5,10-methylene-tetrahydrofolate cyclohydrolase, whose protein sequence is MTAQLIDGKRIAAEIRAEVAERTRALAERGIRPGLGVVLVGDDPASHVYVRMKTRACEEAGIYARDIAPPADIGRAELLGIVDELNADPAIHGILVQLPLPRHLDEREVTERIDPAKDVDGFHPVNQGRMSQGDASAFRPATPAGVQELIRRTGVETSGAHVVIVGRSNIVGMPMSQIMLQKEPGANATVTVAHSRTADLGAVTRQGEILIVAVGVPGIVRGDMVREGAVVIDVGVNRVEDPTTERGYRLVGDVAFDEAAERASWITPVPGGVGPMTIAMLLRNTVRSAERTASLAAAGAVAASS, encoded by the coding sequence ATGACGGCGCAGCTCATCGACGGGAAGCGGATCGCGGCCGAGATCCGCGCTGAAGTGGCGGAACGGACGCGGGCCCTTGCGGAGCGGGGGATCCGGCCCGGCCTCGGCGTCGTCCTCGTCGGCGACGATCCCGCCTCGCACGTCTACGTGCGGATGAAGACGCGGGCCTGCGAAGAGGCCGGGATCTACGCCCGCGACATCGCGCCGCCGGCCGACATCGGCCGCGCGGAACTTCTCGGCATCGTTGACGAACTGAACGCGGATCCGGCCATCCACGGGATTCTCGTACAGCTCCCCCTGCCTCGACACCTCGATGAGCGCGAGGTGACGGAGAGGATCGATCCGGCCAAGGATGTCGACGGGTTTCATCCCGTGAACCAGGGGCGAATGTCCCAGGGAGACGCCAGCGCCTTCCGCCCCGCCACCCCCGCCGGCGTGCAGGAACTCATCCGTAGGACGGGCGTGGAGACGTCCGGCGCCCACGTCGTCATCGTCGGCCGCTCGAACATCGTCGGCATGCCGATGTCCCAGATCATGCTGCAGAAGGAACCCGGGGCGAACGCCACGGTGACCGTGGCGCACAGCCGGACCGCGGATCTCGGCGCCGTGACGCGCCAAGGGGAGATCCTCATCGTCGCCGTCGGTGTCCCCGGCATCGTCCGCGGCGACATGGTGCGGGAGGGCGCCGTCGTGATCGATGTGGGCGTGAACCGGGTCGAGGACCCGACCACGGAGCGAGGCTATCGGCTCGTCGGCGACGTGGCGTTCGACGAGGCCGCGGAGCGCGCGAGCTGGATCACTCCGGTTCCCGGCGGCGTGGGGCCGATGACGATCGCCATGCTTCTCCGGAACACCGTGAGGTCGGCGGAGCGGACGGCGAGCCTCGCCGCGGCGGGGGCGGTGGCGGCGTCGAGTTGA
- the xseA gene encoding exodeoxyribonuclease VII large subunit, giving the protein MTRQASLFGAAEVRDGRSPEGAITVSDLNEAARGTLEKRFGDLWVRGEVTNWTRSSAGHRYFSLRDQERDASVACVFFRGDAWRLPADPEDGMEVFVHGCPTLYARQGRFQLRVRALEAAGEGLWRIAFERLRRELAAEGLFDPERKRPLPAFPRRVGVVTSRGGAAVHDIITVLRRRAPWVDIVVRHCRVQGEGAAAEVRAALGRLADWGASGPDRTLDAIILSRGGGSVEDLWCFNEETAVRAVAASPVPVICAIGHEVDVTLCELVADLRAPTPSAAAELAAPDIRSVRASLDVAGRGLARGLRRLIVRGSDRVEALAQRLPASAGHARDVAKLRLDTMAARLPAGMERVLARSRTRLAEVAASLDARSPLKTVARGYAVATDLDGRRLTRIDDFTPSQRFRLRVTGGRVAATTDAVERDAAEPDAGEPDA; this is encoded by the coding sequence GTGACGCGTCAGGCCTCGCTGTTCGGCGCGGCGGAAGTCCGCGATGGCCGCTCGCCGGAGGGCGCGATCACCGTATCCGACCTGAACGAGGCGGCGCGCGGCACGCTGGAGAAGCGGTTCGGCGACCTCTGGGTCCGCGGCGAAGTGACGAACTGGACCCGATCGTCCGCCGGGCACCGCTACTTCTCCCTCCGGGACCAGGAGCGGGACGCCAGCGTCGCGTGCGTTTTCTTCCGGGGGGATGCCTGGCGCCTGCCCGCGGATCCGGAGGACGGCATGGAGGTCTTCGTCCACGGCTGTCCGACCCTCTACGCGCGGCAGGGCCGGTTCCAGTTGCGCGTGCGCGCCCTCGAGGCGGCCGGCGAGGGATTGTGGCGGATCGCCTTCGAGCGGCTCCGCCGGGAACTGGCGGCCGAGGGCCTGTTCGATCCGGAGCGGAAGCGTCCCCTGCCTGCGTTCCCTCGCCGCGTGGGCGTCGTCACCTCGCGGGGCGGCGCGGCCGTTCACGACATCATCACCGTGCTCCGTCGGCGGGCCCCCTGGGTCGATATCGTGGTGCGCCACTGCCGCGTGCAGGGCGAGGGCGCCGCCGCCGAGGTGCGGGCCGCCCTCGGGCGTCTCGCGGATTGGGGCGCGAGCGGTCCGGACCGGACGCTCGACGCGATCATCCTCAGCCGGGGCGGCGGGTCCGTGGAGGATCTGTGGTGCTTCAACGAGGAGACGGCGGTTCGCGCCGTCGCGGCGAGTCCGGTGCCGGTCATCTGCGCCATCGGGCACGAGGTCGACGTGACCCTGTGCGAGTTGGTGGCGGACCTCCGGGCGCCGACGCCGTCCGCGGCGGCGGAACTCGCCGCGCCGGACATCCGGAGCGTCCGCGCCTCGCTCGACGTGGCGGGGAGGGGTCTGGCCCGCGGGCTGCGCCGGCTCATCGTGCGCGGGAGCGATCGCGTGGAAGCGCTCGCGCAGCGCCTGCCGGCCTCCGCGGGCCACGCGCGCGATGTGGCGAAGCTGCGCCTCGACACGATGGCGGCCCGCCTCCCGGCGGGGATGGAGCGCGTGCTTGCCCGCTCTCGCACACGGCTTGCCGAAGTGGCCGCATCGCTCGACGCGCGGAGCCCGCTCAAGACCGTGGCCCGCGGCTACGCGGTCGCCACGGATCTCGATGGACGCCGTCTCACGCGGATCGACGACTTCACGCCGAGCCAACGCTTCCGCCTGCGGGTCACCGGGGGGCGGGTCGCGGCGACGACGGACGCCGTGGAACGCGACGCGGCGGAGCCGGATGCCGGGGAGCCGGACGCATGA
- the xseB gene encoding exodeoxyribonuclease VII small subunit, with protein sequence MSEPSREFEFETAIQELERIVARLDREGIGLDEAIALFEQGIGRLGEARRWLETASGRVEELIASSTGRLEATPMEGAEAAGGKPEDRPDGEP encoded by the coding sequence ATGAGCGAGCCTTCGAGGGAGTTCGAATTCGAGACGGCGATCCAGGAACTGGAACGGATCGTCGCCCGCCTCGACCGGGAGGGCATCGGCTTGGACGAGGCGATCGCCCTCTTCGAGCAGGGGATCGGCCGTCTTGGGGAGGCTCGGCGCTGGCTCGAGACGGCGAGCGGCCGTGTCGAAGAACTCATCGCTTCGTCCACGGGACGGCTGGAAGCGACGCCGATGGAAGGTGCGGAAGCGGCGGGAGGCAAGCCGGAGGACCGGCCGGACGGCGAACCGTGA
- a CDS encoding polyprenyl synthetase family protein, with the protein MTLEPHELHELRAAIDDELEGWLSETLRGTGPIAEPIRYAVLAKGKRIRPLLFVGAWEAAGAAAGSGAGNGARALHRVALGPELVHTYSLIHDDLPCMDDDDLRRGRPTVHVRYGERAAVMTGAALLPLAIRAVAEGAAGLKLPDPVAARLIGVLTAAAGSDGMVGGQLLDLLAEKKSVSSQALERIHLGKTAQLIAACCTMGGVAARASEETVDRLTRFGIAIGLAFQTVDDILDVTGSSTRMGKIGGRDEALGKATMPSVLGLEGARARAEEFGRDALGAISPLAGADRLREIGRLVLDRDR; encoded by the coding sequence GTGACCCTCGAACCGCACGAGCTGCACGAGCTGCGTGCCGCCATCGATGATGAACTGGAGGGCTGGCTGTCCGAGACGCTGCGGGGGACGGGCCCGATCGCGGAGCCCATCCGGTACGCCGTGCTCGCGAAGGGGAAGAGGATCCGGCCTCTCCTCTTCGTCGGGGCGTGGGAAGCCGCGGGCGCCGCCGCCGGGTCGGGCGCCGGGAACGGCGCGCGTGCGCTCCATCGCGTGGCGCTGGGGCCCGAACTCGTCCACACGTATTCCCTGATCCACGATGATCTTCCGTGCATGGACGACGACGACCTTCGCCGGGGTCGGCCGACGGTGCACGTCCGTTACGGAGAGCGCGCGGCCGTCATGACGGGCGCGGCGCTGCTTCCGCTCGCCATCCGCGCCGTGGCCGAGGGAGCGGCGGGCCTGAAGCTGCCGGATCCCGTAGCGGCCCGGCTCATCGGGGTCCTCACCGCCGCGGCCGGCAGCGACGGCATGGTCGGCGGCCAGCTGCTCGACCTCCTCGCGGAGAAGAAGAGCGTCAGCTCCCAGGCGCTCGAACGCATCCATCTCGGCAAGACCGCTCAGCTGATCGCGGCCTGTTGCACCATGGGCGGCGTGGCGGCCCGCGCGTCCGAGGAGACGGTCGATCGGCTGACCCGCTTCGGGATCGCGATCGGGCTCGCATTCCAGACGGTGGACGATATCCTCGACGTCACGGGATCCTCGACCCGCATGGGGAAGATCGGCGGGCGGGACGAAGCCCTGGGAAAGGCGACGATGCCATCGGTCCTCGGTCTGGAGGGCGCGAGAGCCCGCGCGGAGGAGTTCGGCCGCGACGCGCTGGGCGCGATTTCACCGCTGGCGGGCGCGGACCGGCTGCGCGAAATCGGACGCCTCGTCCTCGACCGCGACCGTTGA
- a CDS encoding NAD(+)/NADH kinase: MKFFIIGIADHPELEPLLQRVERKADELGVSLLFEPPLAQMAGRDSAAPEEIEGDVALVLALGGDGTLLRAARLAAPRGIPVLGCNLGRLGFLTMVSEDELEAAMSMVASGDYALEKRLALRVRVVPNGSSGPDGRSFYAINDAVIHKSGFARLIGLRVLADDDEVGHYSADGIILATATGSTAYSLSAGGPIVSPTMEGIVATPISPHTLAVRPVVFSGDTRISVELLSGDHDLQLTVDGQPGCRLSVGDRVEVARSRHAVGLVRLPRHSFFTVLRRKLRWGDVREHPTAPSGGSGRDGEEPGC; encoded by the coding sequence ATGAAATTCTTCATCATCGGCATCGCCGACCACCCGGAACTGGAACCGCTCCTGCAGCGCGTCGAGCGGAAGGCGGACGAACTCGGGGTCTCGCTCCTCTTCGAACCGCCGCTCGCGCAGATGGCGGGCCGCGACTCCGCCGCGCCGGAGGAGATCGAAGGGGATGTGGCCCTCGTCCTGGCCCTCGGCGGAGATGGGACGCTGCTGCGGGCGGCGCGTCTGGCGGCGCCGCGCGGGATCCCGGTGCTGGGCTGCAACCTGGGCCGGCTCGGGTTTCTCACCATGGTCTCGGAGGATGAACTCGAGGCGGCGATGTCGATGGTGGCGAGCGGGGACTACGCGCTCGAGAAGCGGCTCGCCCTCCGCGTCCGGGTGGTTCCGAACGGATCCAGCGGGCCGGACGGACGGAGCTTCTACGCGATCAACGACGCCGTCATCCACAAGAGCGGCTTCGCCCGCCTGATCGGGCTGCGCGTGCTGGCCGACGACGACGAAGTGGGACACTACAGCGCGGACGGCATCATCCTCGCCACGGCCACGGGCTCGACGGCCTACAGCCTCTCCGCGGGCGGGCCCATCGTCTCGCCGACGATGGAGGGCATCGTCGCGACGCCGATCTCGCCGCACACGCTCGCCGTGCGCCCGGTCGTGTTCTCGGGAGACACGAGGATCTCCGTCGAACTCCTCTCGGGGGACCACGACCTGCAACTGACGGTCGACGGACAGCCCGGTTGCCGTCTCTCGGTGGGGGACCGGGTGGAGGTCGCCCGCTCGAGGCACGCCGTGGGGCTGGTCCGGCTGCCCCGCCATTCGTTCTTCACCGTCCTGAGGCGGAAGCTGCGCTGGGGCGACGTCCGCGAACACCCGACGGCCCCATCCGGGGGCTCCGGGCGGGACGGCGAGGAGCCAGGATGCTGA
- the recN gene encoding DNA repair protein RecN, with protein MLRELRVRNFAVVEEATLEFGPGLSVLSGETGAGKSLLVEALALLVGGRPSQDMIRAGTGAARIEGRFEIEDVEGLRTLCEDAGVDHEDGWLILCRELRREGRHRAWVNGSPSTAGKLREFGGRLLDLHGQHDHQRLLDRAWQRRILDAHGRHEALATRTAVAFEALRGIEGRLEETRRAAREGRERADYLRFKRDEIAAAGLEPDEDGALESEARRLSHSEELIELSGSLHHGLYEAEGSIVDRLGEFAARLEALVSIDREAGPFRDLLDAALRNVEELGRNLAPYRDSIEHDPRRLDEIRVRQDLLYRLKRKYGGTLEDVIRVGEEARRELETVRGADDEIERLETAREAASTDLAALASELSERRRESARALLEAVTAALPELGLPGGRLEIALDAFGEIRATGAERVEFLVSLNPGFPPAPLRRVASGGEMSRLMLALETALIEVDDLPVLVFDEIDAGIGGEVAHRVAARLVRLSAAHQVLVVTHLAQIAARADAHYSVGKVTEAEGVRTSVRVLTGGERVHEVARMLGGDPASRASRAHAEELLAGQL; from the coding sequence ATGCTGAGGGAGCTTCGGGTCCGGAACTTCGCCGTCGTCGAGGAGGCGACGCTTGAGTTCGGACCGGGCCTCAGCGTGCTCAGCGGCGAGACGGGGGCGGGAAAGTCCCTCCTCGTCGAAGCGCTCGCGCTCCTCGTCGGAGGCCGGCCGTCGCAGGACATGATCCGGGCGGGCACGGGCGCCGCCCGCATCGAAGGCCGCTTCGAGATCGAGGACGTCGAGGGACTGCGGACGCTGTGCGAGGACGCCGGCGTCGATCACGAAGATGGCTGGCTCATTCTGTGCCGCGAGCTGCGCCGCGAGGGCCGGCATCGGGCCTGGGTGAACGGCTCACCCTCCACGGCGGGAAAGCTGCGCGAGTTCGGGGGCCGGCTCCTGGACCTCCACGGACAGCACGATCACCAGCGGCTCCTCGACCGCGCGTGGCAGCGCCGGATCCTGGACGCCCACGGCCGGCACGAGGCGCTGGCCACTCGGACGGCGGTCGCATTCGAAGCGTTGCGCGGGATCGAGGGCCGCCTGGAGGAGACGCGCCGCGCCGCGCGCGAGGGGCGTGAACGGGCGGACTACCTGCGCTTCAAGCGGGACGAGATCGCCGCCGCCGGGCTCGAACCGGACGAAGATGGGGCGCTCGAATCGGAGGCCCGACGCCTCTCGCACTCGGAGGAGCTGATCGAACTCTCGGGCTCGCTCCATCACGGGCTGTACGAGGCCGAGGGATCGATCGTCGATCGGCTGGGCGAGTTCGCGGCCCGACTCGAGGCCCTCGTTTCGATCGACCGCGAGGCGGGCCCCTTTCGCGACCTGCTCGACGCGGCGCTCCGCAACGTGGAGGAACTCGGACGGAACCTGGCGCCGTACCGCGATTCGATCGAGCACGACCCTCGGCGGCTCGACGAGATCCGCGTCCGGCAGGATCTCCTGTACCGGCTCAAGCGCAAGTACGGCGGCACGCTGGAGGATGTGATCCGGGTGGGCGAGGAGGCACGGCGCGAGTTGGAGACCGTGCGGGGCGCCGATGACGAGATCGAGCGCCTCGAAACGGCGCGAGAAGCCGCGTCCACCGACCTGGCCGCGCTGGCGTCCGAACTCTCCGAGCGGCGCCGGGAGTCGGCCCGCGCGCTCCTCGAGGCCGTGACGGCCGCGCTCCCGGAACTCGGTCTCCCTGGAGGCCGCCTCGAGATCGCGCTCGACGCATTCGGCGAGATCAGGGCGACCGGCGCCGAAAGGGTGGAGTTTCTTGTCTCCCTGAATCCGGGTTTCCCCCCGGCGCCGCTGCGGCGCGTCGCCTCGGGCGGCGAGATGAGCCGCCTCATGCTCGCGCTCGAGACCGCCCTCATCGAGGTGGACGACCTGCCGGTACTCGTGTTCGACGAGATCGATGCCGGGATCGGGGGAGAGGTGGCGCACCGGGTGGCGGCCCGGCTCGTGCGGCTCTCCGCCGCGCACCAGGTGCTCGTTGTCACGCACCTCGCGCAGATCGCGGCGCGTGCCGATGCCCACTACTCCGTCGGCAAGGTCACGGAAGCCGAAGGCGTCCGGACATCGGTCCGGGTGCTCACCGGCGGGGAACGCGTCCACGAAGTCGCTCGCATGCTCGGCGGCGACCCGGCCAGCCGTGCCTCGCGCGCCCACGCCGAGGAGCTGCTCGCCGGCCAGTTGTAG
- the cax gene encoding calcium/proton exchanger, with product MALKLKADQVLLLLLVFVPITLILEYVVHASATTLFLTSAVAIVPLAGIMGKSTEMLAEHVGAGLGGLLNATFGNAAELIIAIFALRAGLHDLVKASLTGSIIGNILLIFGLSALLGGLKFRTQTFNRTAAKLGSTLLLLSAVGLVIPSLLYYLRDGAEAGTAAATGAAAAAGSGSGWLSLEISVVLIVCYVLSLVFALRTHAELYQGTAHAGGETHAGGAAHADSAWSKGKSFAVLVGAAALVGWMSEILVGGAEEAAHSLGMTEVFVGVIVVALVGNAAEHSTAVLVALRNKMDLSIQIAVGSSLQIALLIAPLLVFLSYAIGPEPIDLVFSPLEVVAVAVSVLVVGQIADDGKTHWMEGVLLLAVYILLGLAFFNLPG from the coding sequence TTGGCTCTCAAGCTGAAAGCGGACCAGGTTCTCCTGCTCCTTCTCGTCTTCGTTCCCATCACGCTCATTCTCGAGTACGTCGTCCACGCGTCGGCGACCACGCTGTTTCTTACCTCCGCGGTCGCGATCGTTCCCCTTGCCGGGATCATGGGGAAATCCACCGAGATGCTGGCCGAGCATGTGGGCGCCGGTCTCGGAGGACTGCTCAACGCGACGTTCGGGAATGCCGCGGAACTCATCATCGCGATCTTCGCGCTCCGGGCGGGCCTGCATGACCTCGTGAAGGCGTCGCTCACGGGGTCGATCATCGGGAACATCCTCCTCATCTTCGGGCTCAGCGCGCTGCTCGGGGGTCTGAAGTTCCGGACACAGACCTTCAACCGCACCGCGGCCAAGCTGGGCTCCACGCTATTGCTCTTGAGTGCGGTCGGGCTCGTCATCCCGTCGCTGCTGTACTATCTCCGGGACGGGGCGGAGGCCGGGACGGCCGCCGCGACGGGAGCGGCCGCGGCGGCTGGATCCGGTTCGGGGTGGTTGAGCCTCGAGATCTCCGTCGTCCTCATCGTCTGCTACGTCCTCTCGCTCGTCTTCGCGCTGCGGACGCACGCGGAGCTCTATCAGGGGACGGCGCACGCCGGCGGCGAGACGCACGCGGGTGGCGCGGCGCACGCGGATTCCGCGTGGTCGAAGGGCAAGTCGTTCGCCGTCCTCGTCGGGGCGGCCGCGCTCGTGGGCTGGATGAGCGAGATCCTCGTCGGCGGGGCAGAGGAGGCGGCCCACTCCCTCGGGATGACCGAGGTCTTCGTAGGCGTGATCGTCGTCGCTCTCGTCGGCAACGCGGCGGAACATTCGACGGCCGTGCTCGTCGCCCTGCGGAACAAGATGGACCTGTCGATTCAGATCGCGGTGGGATCGTCGCTCCAGATCGCGCTCCTCATCGCCCCGCTCCTCGTCTTCCTCTCCTACGCGATCGGGCCGGAGCCGATCGACCTCGTCTTCTCGCCGCTCGAGGTCGTGGCCGTCGCGGTCTCCGTCCTCGTCGTGGGACAGATCGCCGATGACGGCAAGACGCACTGGATGGAGGGCGTCCTTCTCCTCGCCGTCTACATTCTGCTCGGCCTCGCCTTCTTCAACCTCCCCGGCTAG
- a CDS encoding amidase: MSRGGIRRRGFLKAAAAATAAGALDPRVLVAAPDAIPAAPGATGPRAPHAAAQEEVIPLGNGEPPALQFQAYPGGTGALLEKYWRAGMNPFERTTIDVEPWEGPVPSTEEEIAFLPVHRLSALVRERRVSPTELFDIYMERMKRYDPVLLCAVTILEDRGREEAEQAEAEIRAGEWRGPLHGIPYGLKDLFSTVGARTTWGSAAFQTQMIEEDAEVVRRLNAAGAVLIAKLATGEFARGDRWYRGRTLNPWNLAWGSSGSSAGPGSATAAGCVAFSIGTETRGSIVSPSRRNGLSALRPTFGRVSRYGGMVLSWSMDKTGPMCRTIEDCALVFNEIHGSDEKDPASITMPFRFERNPDLGALSIGYTEDAPHSFVEKLEELGARPRLMRELPAQSASSLGAESSSAFDFHVAPGGELPPVPEGLSEVEERDFTRFRRGREGLAMDYVHAQRRRLIVMQRMAEAMEGFDMFATGSGEVGLTNETGHPAAVVQYGFGPLGPEGEEAEQPLTTTLIGDLFADDKILSVAHAFQAATDWHTRHPALD; the protein is encoded by the coding sequence ATGTCACGCGGAGGGATCCGACGGCGAGGGTTTCTGAAGGCTGCGGCCGCAGCGACGGCGGCGGGAGCCCTGGATCCCCGGGTGCTGGTGGCCGCTCCAGACGCGATTCCCGCCGCTCCCGGCGCTACGGGGCCGAGGGCACCGCACGCTGCCGCGCAGGAGGAGGTGATTCCGCTCGGGAACGGGGAGCCGCCGGCGCTTCAGTTCCAGGCGTATCCGGGCGGGACGGGGGCGTTGCTGGAGAAGTACTGGCGCGCGGGGATGAACCCGTTCGAGAGAACCACGATCGATGTCGAGCCCTGGGAGGGGCCCGTGCCGTCCACCGAGGAGGAGATCGCGTTTCTCCCCGTACACCGGCTGTCGGCCCTCGTCAGGGAGCGCCGGGTCTCGCCGACGGAACTGTTCGACATCTACATGGAGCGCATGAAGCGGTACGACCCCGTGCTGCTGTGCGCCGTGACGATCCTGGAGGACCGGGGGAGGGAAGAGGCGGAGCAGGCGGAGGCCGAGATCCGCGCGGGCGAGTGGCGCGGGCCCCTGCACGGGATTCCCTACGGTTTGAAGGACCTCTTCTCGACCGTCGGGGCGCGGACGACGTGGGGCTCGGCCGCGTTCCAGACCCAGATGATCGAGGAGGATGCGGAGGTCGTGCGCCGGCTGAACGCGGCGGGCGCCGTGCTCATCGCGAAGCTCGCGACGGGCGAGTTCGCGCGGGGCGACCGCTGGTACCGCGGCCGGACGCTGAATCCGTGGAACCTGGCCTGGGGATCGAGCGGGTCTTCCGCGGGGCCGGGGTCGGCGACGGCGGCGGGCTGCGTCGCGTTCTCGATCGGGACCGAGACGCGCGGGTCGATCGTCTCCCCGAGCCGCCGCAACGGGCTGAGCGCCCTCCGCCCCACCTTCGGGCGCGTGAGCCGCTACGGGGGCATGGTGCTCTCGTGGAGCATGGACAAGACGGGGCCCATGTGCCGCACGATCGAGGACTGCGCGCTCGTGTTCAACGAGATTCACGGGTCGGACGAGAAGGACCCCGCCTCCATCACGATGCCGTTCCGTTTCGAGCGGAACCCGGACCTGGGCGCGCTCTCGATCGGCTACACCGAGGACGCGCCGCACTCCTTCGTCGAGAAGCTGGAGGAACTCGGGGCCCGGCCGCGGCTCATGCGCGAGCTGCCCGCCCAGTCGGCGAGCTCGCTCGGCGCTGAGTCGTCGTCGGCCTTCGACTTCCATGTGGCCCCGGGCGGGGAACTGCCCCCGGTGCCCGAGGGGCTCAGCGAGGTGGAGGAGCGCGACTTCACGCGGTTCCGCCGCGGGCGCGAGGGTCTGGCGATGGACTACGTGCACGCGCAGCGGCGGCGCCTCATCGTGATGCAGCGCATGGCCGAGGCGATGGAGGGTTTCGACATGTTCGCCACCGGCTCGGGAGAGGTGGGGCTCACGAACGAGACGGGGCACCCGGCGGCCGTCGTCCAGTACGGCTTCGGCCCGCTCGGGCCCGAGGGCGAGGAGGCGGAGCAGCCCCTGACGACCACGCTCATCGGGGATCTGTTCGCGGACGACAAGATCCTGAGCGTGGCGCACGCCTTCCAGGCGGCGACGGACTGGCACACGCGGCATCCCGCGCTCGACTGA